GCTTCCTGAAGTAGAGATGGAAGACCGCCTCATCCTCGGCTTTGCCTGACTGGTAGTAGGCATCGGCCATGGTGAGTTGGTAGAGATCGGTGAGAAGTACGGAGTGATTCATTCGAAAAGTGGGGCGTAGAACGGGTCTTCACCAAGGGCGGCCCGTTGGATTTGATTTAGGTCCTTGATGCCTTTTTTGGCGAGCACGAGGAGCGAATCGAGCTCTTCCTGCGTATAGGTGGCTTCTTCGCCGGTTCCCTGAACTTCGATGAATCGGCCGGAACCGGTCATGACCACGTTCATATCGACCGCGGCTGCCACGTCTTCGACGTAAGGGAGGTCGAGCATGGCCACGCCGTCGACAACACCTACCGAGACCGCTGCGACCGAGAAGTTAAGCGGGTTTTCTTCGATCAGGCCCTGATCTTTGAGGCGTTTGCAAGCCTGTGCCAGGGCGACGAACGCGCCGGTGATAGCGGTGGTTCGGGTGCCACCGTCGGCTTGGAGGACTTCGCAATCGAGCGTGATGGTGCGGGGTCCAAGCTTGTTGAGGTTCATGGCGGCGCGCAGGCTTCGGCCGATGAGTCGCTGGATTTCTTGAGTACGGCCACTGATCTGGCCACGCCGGCCTTCGCGATTGGAGCGAGGTGTGGTGGACGCGGGGAGCATCATGTACTCGGCGGTCACCCAGCCTTTGCCGGGTTCTTCGCGTTGCATCCATCTCGGGACTGATTCCTCGATCGATGCCGAGCACCACAAGATGGTGTCGCCACACCGGATGAGTACGGAGGACGCCGGGGACGCCGTGAAATCCGTGGTGATGAGTAGGGGTCGAAGTTCGTCGAGTTCGCGTCCGTCGTGTCTCTGCATTCTTTGCTCCTTTGGTTTACAACTTTGAACTTGGTAGACGACGTGGGGTATGCGGTCAACGCTCTCGGTGGTATAAGCCTTGCCCGAAGATTCCCCGGTCCAAAGGAACTCAGATGATGTACGACGTGGTGGTGATAGGAAGTGGCCCAGGCGGTGAAGGCGCGGCGATGACGGCCGCGAAGGCTGGGAAGAAGGTGGCGATTATCGACCGCTACAAAGAGGTCGGTGGTGGTTGTGTGCACTGGGGAACGATTCCGAGCAAGGTGCTGCGCCACGCGGTGATGGAGTACGTGGATTTCCGGAAGAATCCGCTCTTCCAGAGTCATATCGAGAATCTGAACGTCACGTTCCCACAGCTTCTCGGAGCGGCCGGGCGAGTGATTGAAAAACAATCGAGCCTACGTAAAAGATTTTATGAGCGAAACACCGTTCGCTTTATCGACGGACACGCCCGATTTGTGGACCCGAACACCGTTGAGGTGATGAGTGACGAGAACGTCATCGAGCGTGTGACCGGAAAGAAATTTGTGATTGCGGTGGGAACTAAACCCTATCGTCCTTCCGATGTGGATTTCAAACATCCGCGAGTTTTGGACGCCGACACGGTGCTTCAGCTGGACACGACTCCAGGCACGATCACCATTTACGGTGCGGGTGTTATCGGTTGTGAGTACGCGTCGATCTTCAGGAATCTCGACTGCAAGATTAACCTGGTCAACACGCGCGACAAGCTCCTTAGCTTCCTCGATGACGAGATTATTGATGCGCTGAGCTACCATCTTCGCGATCAGGGCGCGCTGATTCGGCATAATGAAGAGTACGCCAAAGTGGTGCCTTTTGATGACCACGTGGAGCTTCATCTCAAGTCAGGCAAAGTGCTCAAGAGTGAGTATCTGCTTTGGGCTCAGGGGCGCACTGGCAATACCAAGGGGCTTGGGCTTGAGAATGTGGAGCTCTCTACGAACTCGAGATTGCAGCTCGACGTTAATGAGAATTACCAGACCTCACAGCCGCATATCTACGCCGTGGGCGATGTGGTGGGCTTTCCGGGGCTTGCTTCGGCGAGTTACGATCAGGGGCGTTTTGCGGCGCAACATGCGGTGCATGGGGAGTGCAATCGGCGTCTTGTGGACAACATTCCATCAGGGATTTGGACCAGTCCGGAGATCTCTTGCATTGGGCCGACCGAGAAGGAATTGACCGAAAAACAAATCCCCTATGAAGTCGGACACGCCCTCTTCCGAAGCCTCGCCCGCGCCCAGATTGTGCGCTGTGAGGTTGGGATGCTCAAGATTCTCTTCCACCGCGAGACGCATGAGATCTTGGCGATTCACTGTTTTGGGCATCAGGCGGCCGAGATCGTACACATTGGACAGGCGATCATGGCCCAGAAGAACGGCGCGAATACGCTTCACTATTTTGCGGATACCACGTTCAACTATCCAACCATGGCCGAGGCCTACCGTGTGGCCGCGCTGAACGGGCTTAATCGGCTTTAGTCCGTTTCTTCAACCGGTTCAGGACCCAGGGAAGGGCGAGGCTTAGCGCGAACAACGCAAGCGCTACGGCACTGCGCGCAGATACCAGTTCGCTCAAGTCTCCGGCTTGCCACGCCTGCCTGATAGCGCTCCCCATGAACACAAAGACAAACGTGCCGGGGAGGATTCCGAGGAGCGTTCCCCAGAAGAAGTCTCGGAATCTGATGCCGCTCAGTGGTGCCAAGTAGTTGAGCACTACGAAGGGAACGTAGGCCATCCTCAGGTACGCTACTGCCATGAGCCCCCGAGTGGTCATGAGGTCGTTGATCTTACTGGTCCACTGGCCCACTCTGCCTTCGGAGCCGAGGACCTCGTTGACCGCGTCGCGGCCGAGATAGCGTGCGATAAAGAAGGACAATGTCGCCCCGATCATTGCCCCGATGATCACCAGTGCAAACGCGATATGGAGCGGGAAGACAGCGCCGCCGATCAGCGTAATCACAGTCCCAGGAGCGGTGAGCACGATAAGTATGGCGTAGCCGACCACGTAGATGAGTGGGCCGAGTAGGCCTAGCTCGACGAGCTTTTCTTCGATCAGGGCGTGGTTGCTAAGTGCGGGAAGCCCCCAGAACTGGATCAGAATGAGGGCGGCGCCAAGGAAGATGACCAGACCGGTGAATTTAAGCCATTTCATACTCGATGCCGCGATTGCTAAAGGAGTGAGATTCCGCGGTAGGTCGTGCGCATGACACGCTCAAGGCGTTCGGTTCGGTTTTCTAGAGTTGCGTTGACACGGCGAGCTAGTTCTTCGAGGCGGTCGAACTCTTCGCGCGCAGCACGAATGCGGGTCATGGAGAGTTCGAAGTCGTCGTCGGTGTACTCTGGGCGGCGGCGGTTGAGTTCGTTTTCGGTCTGACGAAGGTCTGCGCGTGCGGCAGCAACCCAGGTCAAGACCTCCTGAATCACGCGCGGTGCCCTAAGGAGTGCTTGGTCGATTTCGGCCTTGTTGTGGCGCAATTTGTCCACCACTCGAATGGCGTCGAGCGCCTCTTCGCGCTCTGGTGGTGGGAGTTCGTAGAGCGCGGTTTCCAGCGCAGGAAGTGGAGGAACGGCGCATTTGACGCCCAACTTGTCGGCGACGATTGCAGGCTCGGATTCTGGCTCCACTTCTTCCCAGACGGCTTGCGTGACACATGCCATCGCGGTGTGTTTGAAGAGGTCTTTTGGGAACGGGTCCTCGTACGAAATCTTGGCGTCGAAGAACCGGGTTTCAAGGGATTCGACCTCCAAAATAGCGCTGCTCAACGAGTTCTCAAGCTCTACGAGCTGGTTGAGTCTGCTCTGCGTGCGCTCGACTTGGGGCGCGACTTCTACCGGCGCAAGGCCGGTGGTGCGGCCGCAGCTCAGCCCCAGAACAAAACTGAGGGCGAGCCCCAAAGATTTAAGAGAAGGTCGTGACATCACGACCAGATTACCCCTCGAGGACTTCTTTTGGAAGCTTCGGGAGCTCGTCGAGGTTCGGAAGGAGGATGATTTCGATACGACGATTAGCCGCTTTGCCATCATCCGTGCTGTTATCCGCGACCGGGTCAAATTCGCCGTAGCCTGCAGCAGCCATGGCATTTGGCGAGACGCCAGCCTCTTGCAGGTAGGTCACGACGTTGACCGCGCGTGCCGTGGAGAGCTCCCAGTTCGACTTAAACCGCCCGGAAGAAATCGGCACATTATCGGTGTGACCAGCGACCAAGAACTTGCGGTTTTGAATGGTCGCAAGGATGCCGGCGAGCTCGGTGAGCGCGTCTTGTCCTTCCTTTTTGACGTCGGTTTTTCCGGACTCAAAGAGGATATTGTTGGAGAGCTGAAGGACCATATTTCCGTTGCGGATTTTGACCTGGAGCTTTCCGGTTTTGACCATGCTCGCGAGCTGTTCGGTGAGTTTTCGGTACTCGGCGAGTCGCTTCTCTTGAAGCACTTTTTGTTTGCGCAGCTCGTCGAGTTCCGTTTTGGTTGCCGCAAGAGCTTTCTCGAGGCCACCCGTCTTATCTTCGTACATAGAGAGCTCGGCTCGAGCATCAGCGATCTCGGCCGAGAGTTGTGTTTCTTTGGTTTCGAGCTCGGCGATTCGTCCTTCGAGTTCCGCGATTTTTTGATTGAGCGCTGCCTCGTTTTGCTCTTTTTCCTGCTGGGTTTCCGCGAGCTGCATGCGCGTGTTTTCGAGATCTTTGACTACCGCGTTGTGCACATCTTCGCTGATGCCACAGGCGCTCAAAGAGATTGCGAGCAATGAAAGAATAATCTTCTTGATCATGTCATCCTCTTGGTTTGTTGGCTGCGCAGGTGAGTGCGCAAGACCGTTCATTTAAAAACAACTTGGGGCGACCTTACTCGAAAACCGAATGCAGGGCAGCCCCAAATATGTTTCCAGGGTCAGAGGATGGAGGCTGTGGACATTTTATGTCCATGGTGTGCGCATCTGCTGTTTTGGTGAGCAAGCTGTCGCACTTCAGTCCAACCCCGGCGACGCCGATAACAATCGGAATAATAGGAGCTTATGGCGTTGCGGCAGTTTTGGCACGAGTTTCGCTCTAACACCCTGCATGTCCGAGAGGACGAACAATACGATGGAGTTTGAAATGAAAAATGTTCTGATGATGATGGCAGCGACTTGTTTGGTGTTCTTTTCACAAGCGGCGAACGCACAAGAGGCCCAATTGAGCGCTCAGGAACAGGTGGCGGTTGCGCAGGAGAAGGCCGCTCAGATCAGTTTTGCACACGCGCAAAAGATGGCGGATCGTAAGGCGCGTGCGGGACGACCTGACCTTGATGTGACTAGCGACGGTCGAGTCACGAGCTTTGGCCGTGTTCTTGAGGGCGAGGAGCTCTACTACGCACTCGGGAGGCCAGACCTCGCTGAGGCCTACTCCGAGGCTCAGCGGGATGTCCAGGTTGGCAAGGGTCTGATCGTGGTCGGGAGTGCGGGTCTTGTCATCTCTACGATCATGATGACAGCTGAGCTTGGTAGTTTTGCAGCATCCTTCGCAACTCCTGCGGGAGCAGGTCGTGGTGCGGTACCCTCAGGGATTTCTTTTGTGGCAGGTATCGCGTCAGTGACCGCGCTCGCTGGAGGGTTCCATCTGAAGAACCAGACAGTCGACCCGTTGTCACCGAACGAGAAAATTGAGCTTCTGGAGAACCAGTTTGGCGAGGGAGCGGTCAACTCCCCGAAGTTTCAGGCCACGATGAAGTTCTAAAGGCTCTTGAGGATCTCGTCCACGGTGGCTCTGGCGTCACCAAAGCACATCGAGGTGTTTTCGCGGAAGAAGAGTGAGTTGCCAACTCCCGCATACCCCGCGGCCATCCCCCGTTTGAAGACGAAGACTTCGCCCGCATGCCAGACCTCGAGTTGGGGCATCCCGTAGATTGGGCTGTTTCGGTCGCTCAGGGCATCGGGGTTGACGATATCGTTCGCGCCGATCACCAAGACGACGTCGGTTTTTTCGAAGTCGTCGTTGATATCCTCCATTTCGAGCACGATTTCGTAGGGGATGTCGGCTTCGGCCAGAAGCACGTTCATATGTCCTGGCATGCGCCCGGCGACGGGGTGAATTCCGAAGAAGACCTGAACGCCGGAGTCGCGAAGCTGGCGTGTAATCTGGCTCACGCCGTGTTGGGCCTTGGCCACGGCCATGCCATATCCGGGTACGATCACCACCCGTTTTGCGGCCTTAAGTTTGGCCGCGACGTCGGCGGGAACCACCGCGCGTACTTCGCCCAACTCGCCGTCTGGTGCGGTGACGGTTTTTCCTTCGGAGGTGCCGAACCCGCCAAAGACCACGTTCCAGATGGAGCGGTT
This Microvenator marinus DNA region includes the following protein-coding sequences:
- the rph gene encoding ribonuclease PH gives rise to the protein MQRHDGRELDELRPLLITTDFTASPASSVLIRCGDTILWCSASIEESVPRWMQREEPGKGWVTAEYMMLPASTTPRSNREGRRGQISGRTQEIQRLIGRSLRAAMNLNKLGPRTITLDCEVLQADGGTRTTAITGAFVALAQACKRLKDQGLIEENPLNFSVAAVSVGVVDGVAMLDLPYVEDVAAAVDMNVVMTGSGRFIEVQGTGEEATYTQEELDSLLVLAKKGIKDLNQIQRAALGEDPFYAPLFE
- the sthA gene encoding Si-specific NAD(P)(+) transhydrogenase, which gives rise to MMYDVVVIGSGPGGEGAAMTAAKAGKKVAIIDRYKEVGGGCVHWGTIPSKVLRHAVMEYVDFRKNPLFQSHIENLNVTFPQLLGAAGRVIEKQSSLRKRFYERNTVRFIDGHARFVDPNTVEVMSDENVIERVTGKKFVIAVGTKPYRPSDVDFKHPRVLDADTVLQLDTTPGTITIYGAGVIGCEYASIFRNLDCKINLVNTRDKLLSFLDDEIIDALSYHLRDQGALIRHNEEYAKVVPFDDHVELHLKSGKVLKSEYLLWAQGRTGNTKGLGLENVELSTNSRLQLDVNENYQTSQPHIYAVGDVVGFPGLASASYDQGRFAAQHAVHGECNRRLVDNIPSGIWTSPEISCIGPTEKELTEKQIPYEVGHALFRSLARAQIVRCEVGMLKILFHRETHEILAIHCFGHQAAEIVHIGQAIMAQKNGANTLHYFADTTFNYPTMAEAYRVAALNGLNRL
- a CDS encoding TVP38/TMEM64 family protein, with product MKWLKFTGLVIFLGAALILIQFWGLPALSNHALIEEKLVELGLLGPLIYVVGYAILIVLTAPGTVITLIGGAVFPLHIAFALVIIGAMIGATLSFFIARYLGRDAVNEVLGSEGRVGQWTSKINDLMTTRGLMAVAYLRMAYVPFVVLNYLAPLSGIRFRDFFWGTLLGILPGTFVFVFMGSAIRQAWQAGDLSELVSARSAVALALFALSLALPWVLNRLKKRTKAD
- a CDS encoding OmpA family protein; its protein translation is MIKKIILSLLAISLSACGISEDVHNAVVKDLENTRMQLAETQQEKEQNEAALNQKIAELEGRIAELETKETQLSAEIADARAELSMYEDKTGGLEKALAATKTELDELRKQKVLQEKRLAEYRKLTEQLASMVKTGKLQVKIRNGNMVLQLSNNILFESGKTDVKKEGQDALTELAGILATIQNRKFLVAGHTDNVPISSGRFKSNWELSTARAVNVVTYLQEAGVSPNAMAAAGYGEFDPVADNSTDDGKAANRRIEIILLPNLDELPKLPKEVLEG